The Methanobacterium formicicum genome includes a region encoding these proteins:
- a CDS encoding ATP-binding protein, whose translation MFYEESEHIELKKSINRLPDALKSICAFCNHRGGSVFFGVTSSGEIKGVDVSDKVLLKISQQINRIRPEITPEIREINEDGKSLIEVKVLEGNNKPYFLNGIAYIRVGTEDKLIPPDELKRIIIEENRENWDEEIKTTANFDEIDKDTLDEFLIRARESRNFDIDVKVTVEDALERLALSKNGLLTNAAVLLFTRDPQKFFPQAQVRCAKFKGNDITQPFIDMAVIDGNIWEQIAETEKFILSNIKRAAWFETEKMERTEHFEYPFEAIREAIINAICHRDYRSSGNVQIRIFDNSMEIWNPGKLPEGMTIDLLKGNHTSKPRNKLIAQSLFLTKYIEQWGSGTNKMIEACVNEGLPEPDFNEVGDDFRVILTRSRVNEILENPDLINNRQWKAIDYLKSNDIITSIEYAELFNCSHRTARMDLKGLVDLGIFEKKGKGNQIHYILIRSYRQ comes from the coding sequence ATGTTTTATGAAGAATCAGAACATATAGAACTTAAAAAATCCATAAATAGACTGCCTGATGCTTTGAAGTCCATCTGTGCTTTTTGTAATCATAGAGGCGGTTCTGTATTTTTTGGTGTTACCTCCAGTGGGGAGATTAAAGGCGTTGATGTTTCTGATAAAGTTCTCTTAAAAATATCTCAGCAGATAAACCGGATACGACCAGAAATAACCCCCGAAATTCGAGAGATTAATGAAGATGGCAAATCACTTATTGAAGTAAAAGTTCTAGAAGGCAATAATAAACCCTATTTCTTGAATGGAATTGCCTATATTAGAGTAGGAACTGAAGATAAACTGATTCCTCCTGATGAACTTAAAAGGATAATTATAGAAGAAAATAGAGAAAATTGGGATGAAGAAATAAAAACAACAGCGAATTTTGATGAAATTGATAAAGATACCCTTGATGAGTTTCTAATTAGAGCTCGAGAAAGCAGGAACTTTGATATTGATGTTAAAGTCACTGTGGAGGATGCGCTGGAAAGACTCGCTTTGAGTAAAAATGGTTTATTAACCAATGCAGCAGTACTTCTTTTTACTCGTGACCCTCAGAAATTCTTTCCACAAGCCCAGGTTAGATGTGCTAAATTTAAGGGGAATGATATCACTCAACCATTTATTGATATGGCAGTTATTGATGGCAATATATGGGAACAGATTGCTGAAACAGAAAAATTCATTTTATCAAATATTAAACGGGCTGCCTGGTTTGAAACTGAAAAAATGGAGAGAACTGAACATTTCGAATATCCATTTGAAGCTATTAGGGAAGCCATTATCAATGCTATCTGTCACCGGGACTACAGGTCATCAGGAAATGTCCAGATTAGAATATTTGACAATTCCATGGAAATATGGAATCCCGGAAAACTTCCAGAAGGAATGACCATTGATTTATTGAAAGGAAATCATACTTCGAAGCCCAGGAATAAATTAATTGCTCAATCACTTTTTTTAACAAAATATATAGAACAATGGGGTTCTGGAACCAACAAGATGATTGAAGCATGTGTAAATGAGGGGTTACCAGAACCAGATTTTAATGAAGTGGGTGATGATTTTAGAGTTATTTTAACCCGTTCTAGAGTTAATGAGATCCTTGAAAATCCTGATCTGATTAACAACAGGCAGTGGAAAGCTATTGATTATTTGAAATCTAATGATATTATAACATCAATCGAATATGCGGAATTATTTAATTGTTCGCATCGAACTGCTAGGATGGATTTAAAAGGGCTCGTTGATCTAGGGATTTTTGAAAAAAAGGGAAAGGGGAATCAAATTCATTATATTCTTATCAGATCTTACCGGCAATT
- a CDS encoding AAA family ATPase — translation MRIQELEICNFRGIKELKIEPNGKNFLISGPNGSGKSDTRMQWTYLYW, via the coding sequence ATGAGGATACAGGAACTGGAGATCTGTAACTTCCGGGGGATAAAAGAATTAAAAATTGAACCCAATGGTAAAAACTTCCTAATTTCTGGTCCCAATGGTTCGGGTAAAAGTGACACCCGGATGCAGTGGACTTATCTATACTGGTGA
- a CDS encoding nuclease-related domain-containing protein: MSYLVCFECNQYYEVESLEDAADMELTHCECGRELVYFENLEDSYTQTDIVDEPVTDVDYRYEEEALEPVRESMANGSTYTEKKASQYKTAREQGNIFIYAGIGIFIIGLGTGLFFNYLLLALVFIGGFLAVYGNSIIEEGKQKGYSWQKGMEGENLVSNYLNTLPKDYFVFNDVNLPGKGGNIDHVVIGPTGIYVIETKNYSGRYRIKGNQWLYYKNGQYMEIKKNPGTQVRRNTLNLIDFLNQRDISTKKTWITSLVAFNCPDFKVLQTPQKYKVLLPKTVPEYILNGKKEKYMNLLGRAAMELEPYCVELTFAR, encoded by the coding sequence ATGTCATATTTAGTTTGTTTTGAATGCAACCAGTACTATGAAGTCGAGAGCTTAGAGGATGCAGCAGATATGGAATTAACCCACTGTGAATGTGGGAGGGAACTTGTCTACTTTGAGAATTTAGAGGATTCATACACTCAAACAGATATAGTTGATGAACCAGTTACTGATGTAGATTATCGATATGAAGAAGAAGCTCTTGAACCTGTCAGGGAGTCTATGGCAAATGGTTCAACCTACACCGAGAAAAAAGCTTCACAATATAAAACCGCACGAGAACAAGGCAATATTTTTATTTATGCAGGAATTGGTATCTTTATCATAGGATTGGGCACCGGTCTATTTTTCAACTATTTATTATTGGCTTTGGTATTTATAGGAGGCTTCCTGGCTGTCTATGGGAATTCCATAATTGAAGAGGGTAAACAAAAAGGGTATAGTTGGCAGAAGGGAATGGAAGGTGAAAACCTGGTTTCTAATTATTTAAACACCCTTCCCAAGGATTACTTTGTATTTAACGATGTGAACTTACCTGGAAAAGGAGGTAACATTGATCATGTTGTAATTGGTCCTACTGGCATATACGTCATAGAAACCAAAAACTACAGTGGACGTTATCGTATCAAGGGCAACCAATGGCTTTACTATAAAAATGGCCAATATATGGAAATTAAAAAGAATCCTGGAACTCAAGTTAGACGAAATACACTAAATCTTATTGATTTTTTAAATCAAAGAGATATTTCCACCAAAAAAACCTGGATAACATCGCTGGTTGCATTCAACTGCCCAGACTTTAAAGTCCTTCAGACACCTCAAAAATATAAGGTTTTACTTCCTAAAACTGTCCCTGAATATATCTTAAATGGAAAAAAAGAAAAATATATGAATTTATTGGGAAGAGCAGCTATGGAATTAGAACCTTATTGTGTAGAGCTTACCTTTGCTCGTTAA
- the gdhA gene encoding NADP-specific glutamate dehydrogenase — MTYVDDVLKELERKNPYEPEFIQTATEILRCLNVVFERHPEFQEAKILERFLEPERVVMFRVPWVDDNGEVQVNRGFRVQFNSALGPYKGGLRFHETVNLSVLKLLALEQILKNSLTGMSIGGAKGGSDFNPKGRSDAEVMRFCQSFMTELKNYIGPDIDVPAGDIGVGLREVGYMFGQYNRIVNRHNCVLTGSGIEYGGSLVRREATGYGLIYILEEALRARGEVLEGKKIIISGSGNVAIYAAEKAIQLGATVIAMSDSKGYIYDENGISIPFVKHIKEEERKCIHEYLNDFPDTIYKEGSEGLWSIKCDIALPCATQNELDEESARKLIDNGVKYVAEGANKPSTPGATKLFLKSGLMFLPGKAANAGGVTTSVLEMAQRSSNMHWSFDEVDLRLKRNMVNIYRNIDKMAKEYGFEGNYVVGANIAGFLKVAKAMMAQGIV; from the coding sequence ATGACCTACGTGGATGATGTATTAAAAGAGCTTGAGAGAAAAAATCCATATGAACCAGAGTTCATTCAGACTGCAACTGAGATTTTAAGATGTCTTAATGTGGTGTTTGAAAGGCATCCTGAATTTCAGGAAGCAAAGATTTTAGAACGATTTTTAGAACCGGAAAGAGTGGTTATGTTCCGGGTACCGTGGGTTGATGATAATGGTGAAGTACAGGTGAATCGAGGTTTTCGTGTTCAGTTCAACAGTGCACTTGGCCCCTATAAGGGAGGGCTTCGTTTTCATGAGACGGTTAATTTATCGGTTCTTAAATTATTAGCATTAGAACAGATTTTAAAAAACAGTCTAACCGGTATGTCAATTGGCGGTGCAAAGGGTGGGAGTGATTTCAATCCAAAAGGCAGATCCGATGCTGAGGTTATGAGATTCTGCCAGAGTTTCATGACTGAACTTAAAAATTATATAGGGCCGGATATTGATGTCCCTGCGGGGGATATTGGTGTGGGTTTAAGAGAAGTAGGGTATATGTTTGGGCAGTATAATAGAATTGTAAACAGGCACAATTGTGTATTAACCGGGAGTGGAATAGAGTATGGTGGATCTCTGGTAAGAAGAGAAGCCACAGGTTATGGACTTATTTATATATTGGAAGAAGCTTTAAGAGCAAGGGGAGAAGTTTTGGAAGGTAAAAAGATAATAATTTCTGGTTCAGGGAATGTGGCCATATATGCAGCGGAAAAGGCCATACAACTTGGAGCAACAGTTATTGCCATGTCTGACTCTAAAGGTTACATTTATGACGAAAATGGGATATCTATTCCATTTGTAAAACATATCAAAGAAGAAGAAAGAAAATGTATCCATGAATACTTAAATGATTTTCCGGATACCATTTATAAAGAAGGAAGTGAAGGTCTTTGGAGTATAAAATGTGATATAGCTCTTCCCTGTGCTACTCAAAATGAGTTAGATGAAGAATCAGCTAGAAAACTTATAGATAATGGAGTTAAGTATGTTGCAGAAGGAGCAAATAAGCCATCAACTCCCGGAGCTACTAAATTATTCTTAAAATCTGGATTAATGTTCTTACCAGGAAAAGCAGCTAATGCTGGAGGAGTTACCACCAGTGTACTGGAAATGGCACAAAGAAGCTCAAATATGCACTGGTCATTTGATGAGGTTGATTTACGATTAAAACGAAACATGGTTAACATATATAGAAATATTGATAAAATGGCTAAAGAATATGGATTCGAAGGCAACTATGTAGTTGGAGCTAATATTGCGGGATTCCTTAAAGTTGCAAAGGCAATGATGGCTCAGGGTATTGTCTAA
- a CDS encoding TspO/MBR family protein produces MEGFKLSEIPRLVIALIIVLIVGGIGSAATYPQIPLWYVNVIKPTWAPPNWLFGVVWTILYILMGTSLFMVWRKGLETKEAKIALVVFAVQLGLNLLWSLVFFGLHSILGGLVIIILMWLAILVNIILFYRISKWAGLILLPYIVWVTIATYLNYSIYLLN; encoded by the coding sequence ATGGAAGGTTTTAAACTAAGCGAAATCCCGAGACTGGTTATAGCCTTAATTATTGTTTTAATTGTCGGTGGTATTGGTAGTGCAGCCACCTATCCTCAAATTCCCCTCTGGTATGTCAACGTTATTAAACCAACCTGGGCACCACCAAACTGGCTTTTTGGAGTGGTCTGGACTATTCTTTATATCCTGATGGGCACGTCCCTCTTCATGGTGTGGAGGAAAGGCCTGGAAACTAAAGAGGCTAAAATTGCCCTAGTGGTCTTTGCAGTTCAGCTGGGACTGAACCTGTTATGGTCCCTGGTATTCTTCGGACTCCATTCTATCCTGGGCGGCCTGGTAATCATAATACTGATGTGGCTAGCCATACTAGTTAACATAATTCTATTCTACCGGATTTCCAAGTGGGCTGGCCTGATTCTTTTACCCTACATTGTATGGGTGACTATAGCTACCTACCTGAACTACTCTATTTACCTTCTAAATTAA
- a CDS encoding Fic family protein produces the protein MFNPCFNYNHELVNKLLEINSIRDFIVNAPVVLEMEVSLKREALLKSAHHSTAIEGNPLSLNQVDKLAKGIKIQGQKRATQEVLNYLNVLKYMDSYIEDGKITEKNVLKLHENITHYTLEYTYLEGQYRSEPVYVVNQEGDIVFTPPNANLVPGQIQDLLEWINNTSGELNAVISAGIIHYEFVRIHPFVDGNGRTGRALAAIYLYLRGFDVDFTLDEYYNNNRQAYYHALNSVDPQTQDLTDWLLYFLEGFLTSIDEIKNRILLFPAGAPVKIKLTEKMLKILEYVHLNGSITNSEVQKLLNISRQGAYKDLRNLMDKGIIEKKGGSRSTYYILK, from the coding sequence ATGTTCAATCCATGTTTCAATTATAACCATGAATTAGTAAATAAACTGCTTGAAATTAATTCCATAAGGGATTTTATTGTCAACGCACCGGTTGTACTGGAAATGGAAGTATCACTAAAAAGAGAAGCGCTTCTCAAATCTGCACATCACTCCACTGCAATAGAAGGTAATCCCTTATCCTTAAATCAGGTGGATAAACTGGCTAAGGGAATCAAAATACAGGGACAGAAGAGGGCTACGCAGGAAGTTCTAAACTATCTAAACGTGCTTAAATATATGGATAGTTATATTGAAGACGGGAAAATTACAGAGAAGAACGTTTTAAAGCTTCATGAAAATATAACTCATTACACACTGGAATATACTTATCTTGAAGGCCAGTACAGGAGCGAACCAGTTTATGTTGTAAACCAGGAAGGTGATATTGTTTTTACTCCCCCCAATGCCAATCTGGTGCCGGGCCAAATCCAGGACCTCCTGGAATGGATCAATAACACATCTGGTGAATTAAATGCAGTTATTTCTGCAGGTATAATCCATTATGAATTTGTGAGAATACATCCCTTCGTAGATGGTAATGGAAGAACAGGCAGGGCACTTGCAGCGATTTACCTGTACCTGAGGGGATTTGATGTTGACTTTACCCTGGATGAATACTACAACAACAACCGACAGGCATACTACCATGCCCTGAACTCGGTTGATCCCCAGACTCAGGACCTAACAGATTGGCTCTTATATTTCCTGGAAGGATTCTTAACTTCGATTGACGAAATTAAGAATAGGATACTGTTATTTCCCGCAGGTGCACCAGTGAAGATAAAATTAACCGAGAAAATGTTGAAAATCTTAGAATATGTACACTTAAACGGCAGCATCACTAACTCCGAGGTTCAGAAGCTCTTAAATATCTCTCGCCAGGGAGCTTATAAAGATTTACGGAACTTAATGGATAAGGGAATTATAGAGAAGAAGGGTGGGAGCAGGTCCACTTATTACATCTTAAAGTAG
- a CDS encoding nucleotidyltransferase domain-containing protein — MVNSRSKGEIKALTSDLKKVLKELYGDRLVEIILYGSFARGEANADSDIDIAIVLKGSVDKFQELDRLHEETYHLALKYGELISFYPISQEDLKDTEWPLHYYIQKDGVKV; from the coding sequence ATGGTTAATAGTCGTTCAAAAGGAGAGATTAAAGCACTTACCTCTGACCTTAAAAAGGTTTTAAAGGAACTTTATGGGGATAGGCTGGTGGAAATAATCCTTTATGGTTCATTTGCCCGGGGTGAAGCAAATGCAGATTCTGATATCGACATTGCCATAGTCCTCAAAGGCAGTGTAGATAAGTTTCAGGAATTGGACCGATTACATGAAGAGACCTATCACTTAGCACTGAAATATGGAGAACTTATCTCATTTTATCCAATATCTCAAGAGGATCTTAAAGATACAGAATGGCCCCTTCATTATTATATCCAGAAGGATGGTGTCAAAGTTTGA
- a CDS encoding HEPN domain-containing protein, whose amino-acid sequence MKGKIELLLERADDNLESIQLLIDNGYHDIAVSRSYYAMFYAAEAVLLTKNLKFSSHSGVVSQFGIHFIKTGIFKPELGRDFNRAFDDRSSADYGFRSEINKETAKKAFYRADNFVKQLKEYLKA is encoded by the coding sequence TTGAAGGGTAAAATTGAATTACTACTTGAAAGAGCCGATGATAACCTGGAATCTATCCAATTACTTATTGATAATGGTTATCATGACATTGCTGTTTCTAGATCTTATTATGCTATGTTTTACGCCGCAGAAGCGGTTTTACTAACGAAAAATTTAAAATTTTCATCTCATAGTGGGGTTGTTTCCCAGTTTGGTATTCATTTTATTAAAACGGGAATATTTAAACCAGAATTAGGGCGTGACTTCAATAGAGCATTTGACGATCGTTCATCTGCTGATTATGGATTCAGATCAGAAATAAATAAGGAAACTGCAAAAAAGGCTTTTTATCGTGCAGATAACTTTGTTAAACAGCTAAAAGAATACTTGAAGGCGTAA
- a CDS encoding DUF3467 domain-containing protein, whose protein sequence is MKQKKNVMEKNDIPLIVPSDIPRIYATGVLGGFNACDFRLLLFSDEPLEQDEILLPPDLNVMREVQAEVILSPLSAKKTAKWLMKYVEEFEKKIGPIPEPSLPDEKDSTD, encoded by the coding sequence ATGAAACAGAAAAAAAATGTAATGGAAAAAAATGACATTCCACTAATTGTTCCCTCGGATATTCCCCGAATATATGCAACTGGAGTCCTTGGGGGTTTCAATGCCTGTGACTTCCGGTTGTTATTATTTTCTGACGAGCCACTGGAACAGGATGAAATACTCCTTCCCCCGGACCTGAATGTAATGCGAGAAGTACAGGCCGAAGTTATATTATCTCCCTTATCCGCCAAAAAAACAGCTAAATGGTTAATGAAATATGTTGAAGAATTTGAAAAGAAAATAGGACCTATACCAGAACCATCACTACCTGATGAAAAAGACTCAACTGATTAA
- a CDS encoding winged helix-turn-helix domain-containing protein: MANVLREVFGNTKRISILEEMVENWGEFLTIEEIARIAETSPKTAYRHVNELNKIGILDFADGKPKKFKLKEDDKRALALTILESEEYLRKTENTLNNIKNEEKITNKRRSFIEFNNSNPDELKMIGENSSFSR, from the coding sequence ATGGCAAACGTGTTAAGAGAGGTTTTTGGAAACACCAAAAGGATCAGTATTTTGGAGGAAATGGTTGAAAATTGGGGGGAATTTTTAACTATTGAAGAAATAGCCCGGATAGCTGAAACATCTCCTAAAACTGCTTATAGGCATGTAAATGAATTGAATAAGATAGGAATACTGGATTTTGCCGATGGAAAACCTAAAAAATTCAAACTTAAAGAAGATGATAAAAGAGCCCTGGCCCTGACTATTCTTGAAAGTGAGGAGTATCTACGAAAAACAGAGAATACATTGAATAACATCAAAAATGAAGAAAAAATTACCAATAAACGTCGTTCTTTCATTGAATTTAATAATTCTAACCCTGATGAACTTAAAATGATTGGAGAAAATTCTTCTTTTTCCAGGTAG
- a CDS encoding ATP-dependent DNA helicase, translating to MDTYSELLKNFPSGMTPRPQQRTILKKIAQGLDQGYHYLLLDAGTGIGKSAIAVTLANYFSSAYLVTITKQLQDQYHNDFKFQVLKGRNNFDCIEGMVFKDITCDNGLCQTADLLCDHGISRKGELICFNDMWGQPWYFNSEDPCHYWLQKGKSVQSPITLMNYSSFFPEMNYMEHFGERVLAVFDEVHNMENQVMDQLSLELSNKNLKKDFDEYLERLIEIDELHSIPYISKEDFTEDVDFWKEHIVKFNDAYKSILKIPDVPLKKRKSVHRVINRLSLVESELEDHPTEWVIEANRKVRTVTFKPVEVSRFVQRYLLSHTDYCLLMSATILSKDHFCKWHGINPEDALYIQVKSPFKIENRPIYLKTAGRMSNKFIEETKPRSIPALKRILEKHQSEKGLIHTHSHKLATYISQHLQDPRIIIYSPDGKSRRGPKREQVIREFVKSEEPLVLVAPSVDEGVDFPDDLCRFQVIYKIPFPYLGDKQIMTRMKRDGYWYAYKTVASLVQAYGRGMRNEADYCNTYILDQDIYGVLMEKWRKCLYFIPEYFEEAIL from the coding sequence GTGGACACCTACTCTGAACTATTAAAAAATTTCCCATCGGGGATGACTCCCCGCCCCCAGCAGAGAACCATTCTGAAAAAAATAGCCCAGGGATTAGACCAGGGTTACCATTACCTCCTGCTGGATGCCGGTACGGGTATAGGTAAATCTGCTATTGCCGTTACTTTAGCCAATTATTTCTCTTCAGCCTATCTGGTGACCATAACCAAACAATTACAGGACCAGTACCATAATGACTTCAAATTCCAGGTTTTAAAGGGTAGGAACAACTTTGATTGCATTGAGGGCATGGTTTTCAAGGACATCACCTGTGATAATGGACTCTGCCAGACAGCAGATTTACTGTGTGATCATGGTATCAGCCGTAAAGGAGAACTAATCTGCTTCAACGACATGTGGGGCCAACCCTGGTACTTTAACAGTGAGGATCCCTGCCATTACTGGCTGCAGAAGGGCAAATCAGTACAGTCCCCCATCACGTTAATGAACTATTCCTCCTTTTTTCCAGAAATGAATTATATGGAACACTTTGGAGAAAGGGTGCTGGCGGTTTTTGACGAGGTACATAACATGGAAAATCAGGTCATGGATCAGTTAAGCCTGGAACTTTCCAATAAAAATTTGAAAAAGGATTTTGATGAATACCTGGAAAGATTGATAGAAATCGATGAGTTACATAGTATCCCCTACATATCCAAGGAGGATTTCACGGAAGATGTTGATTTCTGGAAAGAACATATTGTTAAGTTTAATGATGCCTATAAATCCATACTTAAAATTCCAGATGTTCCCCTGAAAAAGCGTAAATCTGTCCATCGGGTCATTAATCGGTTATCTCTGGTGGAAAGTGAGCTGGAGGATCATCCCACGGAATGGGTGATTGAAGCCAACCGGAAGGTGCGGACAGTTACCTTTAAACCAGTAGAGGTGAGCCGGTTTGTTCAAAGGTACCTCCTGAGTCATACTGATTACTGTCTTTTAATGAGTGCCACCATCCTCAGTAAGGATCACTTCTGTAAATGGCACGGAATCAATCCCGAAGATGCCTTATATATCCAGGTTAAAAGCCCGTTTAAAATAGAAAATAGACCTATTTATCTTAAAACAGCAGGTAGAATGTCCAATAAATTTATTGAAGAAACCAAACCCCGATCCATTCCTGCCCTTAAAAGGATACTGGAAAAGCACCAGTCAGAAAAGGGATTGATACATACCCATAGTCATAAGTTAGCAACTTACATTAGCCAGCATCTGCAGGATCCTAGAATAATCATTTACAGCCCCGATGGTAAGTCCAGGAGGGGTCCTAAACGGGAACAGGTCATCAGAGAATTTGTGAAATCTGAAGAACCTCTGGTACTGGTAGCTCCCAGTGTGGATGAAGGTGTTGACTTTCCCGATGATCTTTGCCGTTTCCAGGTAATCTACAAGATACCATTCCCCTATCTGGGTGATAAACAGATCATGACCCGGATGAAGAGGGATGGCTATTGGTATGCCTACAAGACTGTGGCCAGTTTAGTCCAGGCTTATGGTCGGGGGATGAGAAACGAAGCTGATTACTGCAACACCTATATTCTGGACCAGGATATTTACGGTGTTCTAATGGAAAAATGGCGCAAATGTTTATATTTCATTCCCGAATATTTTGAAGAAGCTATTTTATGA
- a CDS encoding PQQ-binding-like beta-propeller repeat protein, which translates to MEKTKISLKLLLVIAGLLAVLSISPVMADDSLASSESPKYQGDNQNTGQSPYTGPQTNQTPWNYTLNSSESITIAPAIGPDGTIYLPVTIRTNTHYYCDLKAINSDGTLKWNYTINNGANSNSGFTGTPAIGSDGTIYIPGYAESGGFLLALNSDGTFKWNYITDCWSGSNSPAIGNDGTIYTSGFYQGESPMGSRQYGILYAINPNGTSKWNYTITEPDYGMSWSHGSPAIGTDGTIYFTGEVATWGSFTSRLYAINPDGTVKWQKIINANPSYYTNLRISPVVAKDGSIIITPYYYNYVDHTNVVYVFNPDGSEKWNTILPHTLIRGLALASDGTLYLTGWYENGNSITGILYAIGSDGSIKWNYTTDYPLNFNPVIGNDGTIYFGEGAVPDTLYALNSDRTLKWSLPVQTTTAPVIGASGALYVGIVTDGLSGQIYSLLAIKSPYSPQNDPASNNSNDPVNTVNAASKTIKMQETGLPINWMVLAVLMVLGGLIQTKRN; encoded by the coding sequence TTGGAAAAAACGAAAATATCCCTAAAATTATTACTGGTTATTGCCGGGCTTTTGGCAGTATTATCCATTTCCCCGGTAATGGCTGATGATAGTCTAGCAAGTTCCGAGTCCCCTAAATATCAGGGTGACAACCAGAACACCGGACAGTCCCCCTATACTGGCCCACAAACCAACCAAACCCCGTGGAATTACACCCTGAACTCCAGTGAAAGCATTACCATAGCTCCAGCAATTGGCCCGGATGGAACCATTTACTTACCAGTTACTATTAGAACAAATACTCATTATTATTGCGATTTAAAAGCTATAAACTCTGATGGAACCTTAAAATGGAATTACACAATTAACAATGGTGCAAATAGTAACTCAGGTTTTACCGGAACACCGGCCATAGGGTCAGATGGAACCATATACATTCCAGGATACGCTGAAAGTGGAGGTTTCTTGCTGGCTTTAAATTCTGATGGAACATTTAAGTGGAATTACATCACTGATTGTTGGTCCGGTTCGAATTCTCCAGCTATCGGAAACGATGGGACCATATACACTTCCGGGTTTTACCAGGGAGAGAGTCCAATGGGTTCCAGGCAATATGGTATACTTTATGCCATTAATCCCAATGGTACCTCTAAATGGAATTACACCATCACTGAGCCAGATTATGGTATGAGTTGGTCACATGGATCTCCAGCAATTGGTACGGATGGAACCATCTACTTTACCGGTGAAGTTGCCACCTGGGGATCCTTTACTAGCCGGTTATATGCAATAAATCCGGATGGTACTGTAAAATGGCAAAAAATCATCAACGCCAACCCATCTTATTACACCAATCTCCGAATATCACCAGTGGTAGCTAAAGACGGAAGTATAATCATCACACCATATTACTACAACTATGTGGACCATACCAATGTGGTTTATGTCTTTAACCCCGACGGAAGCGAAAAATGGAACACAATCCTCCCCCATACTCTGATAAGAGGATTAGCCCTGGCCAGTGATGGAACCCTATATCTTACAGGATGGTACGAAAACGGAAACAGTATAACTGGAATCCTTTACGCAATCGGATCTGATGGTTCTATTAAATGGAATTACACCACGGACTATCCCTTGAACTTCAACCCGGTTATTGGCAACGACGGAACCATTTACTTCGGTGAAGGAGCAGTACCCGACACTTTATACGCATTGAACAGTGATAGAACCCTTAAATGGTCATTACCAGTTCAAACAACGACCGCCCCTGTAATCGGAGCTAGCGGAGCACTGTATGTAGGTATTGTTACTGATGGCCTGTCAGGACAGATTTACAGTCTTCTGGCCATTAAGAGTCCTTACTCTCCCCAGAATGATCCTGCCAGCAACAACAGCAACGACCCAGTAAACACTGTAAATGCCGCCAGTAAAACCATAAAAATGCAAGAAACCGGACTACCAATTAATTGGATGGTCCTGGCCGTGTTAATGGTTTTAGGTGGTTTAATCCAAACAAAAAGGAATTAA
- a CDS encoding type II toxin-antitoxin system RelE family toxin, with protein MTYTLEINNRVDKNFKKLEKRDKKQIRIIRKKLLQVLEDPYRFKPLQNDMYGLRRVHIGSFVLVYEIIEAEKTVLLLDYRHHDHIY; from the coding sequence ATGACTTACACTCTAGAAATAAACAATAGAGTGGATAAAAACTTTAAAAAGCTAGAAAAGCGCGATAAAAAACAAATTAGAATAATCAGAAAAAAATTACTACAAGTACTGGAAGATCCATATCGCTTCAAACCTCTCCAGAATGATATGTACGGTCTTAGAAGAGTTCATATTGGATCCTTTGTTCTGGTTTATGAAATAATTGAAGCCGAAAAAACTGTTCTCCTTTTAGATTATAGACATCACGACCATATTTATTAA